TCTACAACCTAAAATTTCAGCTCGTAAACTGCGGTAACTGTAATAACCTTTAGGGTAAATCCTGATAGCTACGCCTTGTATTACTggattaaaataatgtattcgTATGGTAGATCCGTCCGAATTTCCGTCAAAAATCtgtatagaaaataaaatgaaaaatacctAAGGGGTTAGGTGGTGGAAATATCAAATTTCGAGGTGTGTCTCCAATTAAGTTAAGTTGACAACaagttcatttattttttattagtgATAGAACCCGGAAGTaatagtaataggcctacagtaggaaACAAACTTTACACACCCTCCGTCAGAATGGCAAGAGGTTATGACGTGGTCGGTCACGTGTGGTTGTTTGTTCCTTTCTATATTTGTTAGTTAGCAGGAAAAAAAGTCAAAAAGTTATTTCCCGATTTCCATAATATTTTAAAGGATGATTTAATGGGAACACTTCATAACATTTGTAAAACGTCATTACATTTGTAAAACGTCATTACATTTGTAAAAcgtcattaggcctacatttgtaAAACGTCATTACATTTGCCTAATCTAAAATTTGCGCTCTTCTACTTTGTGTCTTCAATTAAAAATGTGCTCGTTTTGATTAcgtttcaaaattattataccACGTTGATACCTTAGGATGTCCATGACCGTCAGAGATGAAATGTTCACCACCTTGGTTCACTTTGATGTAACTTATTGTGTAGGTTTTCACCCATTGGTTTAAAGTACCTCCCCTTCCCTGTGTCTGGATACCAGTAATATTGTGCTCAACCATCAAGTGTATTTGAATCCAAGTGTTAGTATCTGAACTAAGCGCAACCCAACAAGGCATGCATGAAGACGTTCCTAATGAGTTTAATCTGGCACACTTTGGACCGTGGTCTGCAGAATTCCCGTGCATAGAACTGGCACTTAATTGTCCATCAAAAATGTTTCCAGATTCTATTCCAAGAGGTTCTAGGCATTCTATttagttaaaaacaaaatagattAGACTATTGTATATCATACGATGACCCACAACTACCATGTGAGTGCTCAGTTCTTCATTGGACATTTTAGTCGCATACAAcgcaactctacagctcactatgtcggtcggtcggtttgTCGGTCGGtttgttggtcggtcggtcggtttgttggtcggtcggtcagtcGGTTGGTTGgaagccatgtatatggccttgttactgtatgtacagtagtcACACGGTACTGCGATGGCGCTAGTTACTCTTCGTTACGCTTGATTAATTCATAGAATGACGTAATGCATAAGGTATAAATACGTAGCAAGCTGGGTATACTCCTTTTTTATTGCTGGTACTGGCGGATCAGCGCAATTATAACAGGCCATCGTTGTTGTAAATAAAGTACCTTATGAATTTAATTCATTGTCTTACTTTATACTTGTGATATCGCAGATTGAATGGAATTACCAATTAGCGTATCCGTATGTCTTTATTTAcacaatgttttaaataatagaatattAGTATCTGTATACtgtgaataataatagtatgGAATTGACTTACCTGGTGACGGACACTGCTCTACTAGATATCCAGTCcctgaacaaaaacaaagatgGCGTCTCAGAGCACCAGGAACATTGATACAAATATTTTCAGACCCACAATCAACAGATGCACATATACCTTCCGCCTTCtgtaattaaaacataattattgatgatgaaaAATgaggtttttagtcgcgtgcaacgcgactctacagctcactatgtcggtcggttggtcgatcggtcagttggtcggtcggttggtcggtaaacactaacttgagcacgtgactgcagccatgtatatggccttgttgaataaaaatataataatattatctggaaaattgattaaataatattttgaaaaagatAGATTGTTGAAGTAAACAATTTAATCTAAAAGTTcggtgtttttattattatttgcaattgtttaatttgatttattataactaaaaatatttatttattataatatgaattataaaaacCATTTATAAAACCCATGGTTGGTTTTAAGTCGTAACACTATATTTAACTCGTCACCCTGACGATTCGGCTTATCAGTGTTAAGTCACTGATGGTAATACACGATGACATACGCAGGAAAgtacttattatgtaaatatttttatagtgtTGAATTGTGTAATTGTGTCTATTTTGTGTGTCATATAGTATGCAGTACACTGAAACTATACCAATAAGTGAAAACGGCACCTATTTATATTTTGACTGAAACATAAAGATGAATATTTCAGAAGATAATTGTCTGAGCAAAAACATCCGAAAATCAGGCACGTGGGAGCTAGATTCGCGATCTCTTGAATGTGATAACTATGACGATATGAAAATCATACTTTTTGAATTCATCTGACCATATGACTACCGTACGTCACAACATCTTATATTCaacttttttaatgaatttatatctgtaacataggcctaattatttatttagctttttttcatttctttcttATATTTATACCAGAGTACTGTATTATTTCaggttttactatatttttaaatgataaaaagtgagaatcTTTCCTTTgaagattattaatattttattcagatTACATTTACAGACGTGATGGATGAGTTTATTTAGGTATATAGTATAGTATGGTAGCTGACCTCAAAGGTCAAATCTGAGAATTGGCAAATTTGAAACTTACGTCAACCTCATGACTCATTTCGATGTATCTTTCTCCTGCGAACTCGGCAAAATTACTCTCGTCTTCGGTGCGAGTAGCGTCATTTAGTTTGCATGTATTTTGGTTGTAGTTAACTGATTTACATTGCTGGTTCTTTATACAGTTTGTGACACAAGAAGCCAGAGTACAGTCAGTGACAGTGGCAATTTCATTGTTTTGGAGTTTGTAGTCCTCTACAATTACTATGGTCTCGTATGCATTATCTGGCTCTGGAAGAAAAAGTTATTTAGATTAAAAGCCGTCGCGCTGTCATAAATTGCAATAATTCACTCATTACAATATAAAGAAAGAAAGTTCGATTGGGGAGGGGGATCGGGAGGAGAGAAATGTCTTTGTATCCAGACCTTCGTACCTTGTAGTTGGCGCGCCTATTCTCATTTACATTAAATAGAGTTTCCACTAGgtgaatttgttcgcgcgaatcgaaagcgtcagcttatacgcatgcgtataaagaaagaaagaaagaaagaaagaaagggGAAAGAAAGGGGAAAGAAAGGGGAAAGAAAGGGGAAAGAAAGGGGAAAGAAAGGGGAAAGAAAGGGGAAAGAAAGGGGAAAGAAAGGGGAAAGAAAGGGGAAAGAAAGGGGAAagaaaaaggaaagaaaaaggaaagaaaagggaaataaaagaaagagtaggcctaagaaaaaaaagaaaagcagAGAAGaaaggaaagaaagaaagaaagcaagaaaggaaagaaaaaaataaaagaaaaaaggaaagaacaaaaaaaaatggtaaGAAGGGAAAGATTGTGAGAAAACCAATAAGATTATATTGCATGACAACTAGTTTAGATTATAACATTacttactaataatattaaaaacggCATCAAACATAAAACGTCTGGACCTGTGACCAGTGAAAGTAATGTGGGTCCCAATATCATAGACGGCAGCTTGATTGGTATATTTATAAATCGACTCTAAATTAGAATACGACTGTTCGTAGTAGATACGCCCTGTTGTAAAGGTAAAGCCTATTTTATCTCCAGGTAAAACATCTATTTGATCTGAAATTGCAAGTGGAAATTCGACGACAACGTCAGGCTCTCCGTCCGGAAGTAACGTTTTCCCAATGATTTCATACACGTTGTTGTCTGCGTCTACAGCTCTGTAAACTAAGCCAATGATACCCGTTGCTACTTTTGCCATATACCTCCATCCTGTGATTGTACCTGGACACTTGATCTTGTTCCAATCGTCCATATAAATTTTCACTACTGTTGCCTTTTTCGTACTTATCTTCATTAACGGCCAATTGATAACCTTACAGGGTAAATATGAATCtgaaaacaaacaattgaatCTACTTTTTGACGAAAGTTTTAAATACTGGATTATGAGGCTCAACCAATGATCTTATCATCATTATTGACGTCACTGGTAAGTTGGCGACAACGTAATCATTAGCGAGCTTTCTTTTGTGGACGACGGTAGACGATCAGGAAACCTTAACATACCGTGACGAAACACAGGTTCCAACCGTTACACAGcctttttaaattacattgtcCTTCTAACATTCACAAAGAAAGGCACGCCTATATTACAAACAGAAACAGACGACAATGTCGTgtacaagaaaaacaatttttccatgtACACCTTTTTATATATGGaacaaataaagatttgatttgataatACATTTCAGTATTACTATTTTGGTTTTAATCAATTCCTAGTTTACAAAGTAGCAGGATGTTTGTCTTTTGTTGTTCCAGAGATGGACGCTTCAGACATTTTTAGCATCCATTGATCCACTGTCAATGGTAATATTCACCATTGCTTTGAACAacgggtctttcacacctgacGTTCCGGCGGCAGGGTGCTGGTCCGGCGCCTGAAATCAAATCGGTCGtcaatgtttcatttttacGACGCTCATAGCGACTAGGCGCCAATCAATATGTGCGtatagccgcgtgaaaacggaACATTGACGATTTGATTTTCCGGTGCCGGACCaaaaccgtgccggaacaggtgtgaagtAAAGAAGTAAACTTAAACAATCATCATGAACAAATAACCCACAAAAGTCAGTCGTTTACGTACCTTTTAAAACAGCTTGGAATGATTGTGTTCTTATACTTGAACCACCATTGATGGTGTGAACCGTGTGGACTAGCAGATCATGCTGACTGATCCCGTGttgaaaaataaacattgtcCCTTCATTATCCCGAGCCAAAACAGCTGTTTCAAATTTGAATCCAATAACATCACCAATTTTTACTGAGATCCAATCTGTTTCTGGTAGCGTAAACTCTCGTGCTGTATTCAATACTTGCTGTTTCGGTATTACGGTTCGTCCAACCACAACGTACTGGTTGCTACCAGCTATGTGTGGACGCATCACCAATGCTAGAAATTCTGCAGACGCAGTTGGATAGAATCTCCAAGCTGTTACGTATCCATCACATGTTATTGGATTCCCAGTATTCAGCATCGTCCATCCAGTGCTATCCGTTAGAGATCTAGGTATGATATCTCCTCCATGCACCTTAGGGCAATCACTACCATAGGCTAAAAAGAAAGCAATAACTGTCATCAGAAAAGCACTCTACCTCTCTATCTCTGTTACATTTTTCTACatattactgtacttaaaatGTGTATAAATGTAGACCCACTAACCTTTCAACACCACGCTAACCAACAGAAGAAAAATTAAGCGTTGTAGATCAACGTCACACATAACGGTAGCCATTTTTGGAAATATTTTCAATCGAACAACGTAAATTAACTCTAAAGAATGATCTTGTTTTATCTTGGTCTCAAATGACGATAACTCGTAGATTAAACCGGCATTTCTGAAGAaatctaggcctaaacaaattaagttattttaaacatgagtgtaaagcttggttcgtgctaggacacaacgcaagaAAGTAAGCGCAACggaagcgagttgaccaatggcatttgaataatccatcgattttgattggtcaaattgcttgcGTTTGTCCTTGTGCCCTTGTGTTGCGTCCTGATGCAAAATAAAGCGTCCTGATGCaaaataaagcgtggttcccactagcgacgcaacatatggacgtaacgcaacgcaagtgaattgaccaatcacaagcgatggcttattcgcttgtgattgctaactgtctataacttcgcttgtcattggttaaaacgcttgcgttgcgtttacgtcctagttacgttctagtgggaaccaagctttagcgtaatgcttggttcccacgcaacacaaggacgtaacgcaacgtacgtgactgtcgcttgtcattggtcaagaCGCTTCCGTTGCGTTTACCTCATtggcgttgcgtcctagtgggaaccaagcttaagaaacaaaatatttttttctaaaataatcACATTGTAGACTATAGTCGGACGATGTAATCACTACCAAGAAATATCTACGAACTCCAAATAAAAACGATAGTTCGTATGTTATACCACTGTACTTACGCTATAAACATCACTTTAAAACGTGAGTGTAAGAAACAACTTTCAAAACGAGATATACATTACAAATGACATTCACAACTATTGCGTTAAATAAAGATCGAGTCTACTAACCCAACCAATTATTGGACCGTCACTTAATCAATATTGTACAGTTATTTATAGAAATCTAGTATAGATTGCTATATTAAtagatatataggcctacaactgaATAGGAGCCTTGGTAAAAATGATCAATTAAAGACAAAGAAGAAGAGGCTTAAGCCTGAGAGATTGATATTGATAACATGGTCATTGATTGCTAAGCAAGcgagaaagataaatatttaatacttttgttactattatttttcaggtcataatttgtcaataaaatcaattttaatttatacttaTTCTTTTCTGTCAATAATGATCAACAAAGCATACTATTGTAATAGTAATGAAATTAGCAATGCTATGTTGCTACTAATCGatacttatattatatataacgtAAAATGCAACAATACATTTATATGTATAAATGTTTGCACCAAGTGATTTtcaacaattatgtaatattcgTAATCCACAACGTGTTACTCGTAGCTCTTCTTCTGTTGGTACTCTATTTGATATTCGTCGCTGCAGAATAGAATCCTCGTTTCAATCATTTTCCCACGTGTTACCAGAATTTGGAACAACTTACCCGGTGAAATTCGCAACTTAGATATTTctgttagttcttttaaaaccaaattattaaattacacaCATATTGACAatgtagttggtcgctttcttgtagatgctttaattgtagaacgtaatttttttttatttctgtgctctgttctgggttgaccaactagaaTAGGTTTGGTTGTTTTTTGTCTTTCCTTGTTTCGTCTTCTTTGTATTGTGTATGgcagaaaaattaaataaataaataaataaacactaCAAGAACCAAAAATAGGTCGTTTTAGTTACCCGCACATTGGCgaataactccttgtgattgtatgagATAATCTTTTTCTTTCTGTGTTATTCTTTCTCTCTAATCTTtgttgtgtctcgcgtatctctaaaacgtaTAATCAGAACATTTCGTCAACTTTCACGTGAATTAGTTGtatatctcttttttttttaatgacgcTAGACTTGCGCAACTTGACttacgcacgattttatgaatttcaatgattgattataaattaaaaactaaaaatcattttatattgacacATTTTAAGGGTCAACTTTCTGTGGAGTAAAAATAGCGTGTTTCACACAAAGTTACGTGCTGCCGCGAATTTTGTAAACAGCAGGCCAATAGCGTAAAAAGACAATAATTTCAACACAACGACGAAAAGCAAagtaagggatttgaccaatcacaaacgatagATTATACAAATGGTTGTTTGCCATTGGTCAAGTCGCTTGTGTTATGTCTATGTCCTGGggttgcgtccaagtggaaaCCTAAGCTTAATAATTGGCATCAATTCGTGTTACTCtggtacagtaggcctacgctCAACTGACCATTGAAGATCCACCAGCTCCCTCTCCCCCGCCTCAACTCTAAATTCAAATCCTAAAGGCCACTCCGGCTCTGACTTTCGGCTCTCTTGGGTAGAAactctgtaggcctatgtgagGGTGATCAAACAATCATCTGTAGGCTTCCTTCGCCTACATTGTTTAGGCATACGTTTTTGGTTGATAATCATGATAACAAATGGGAGGAAAATCTGTATCCATTAAACCACTTGCCCAAGTCCAAAGTTTTTTAGAtatacattgtttatttatttacattcgTATTTTATCAACGATAGGAGTATTGATAATCATAGCGTTTGTATTACCATTTAACATTATCAACTACATCCGTGTAAAATATAAGTTTAATCAGATATCACCCATAAGTTCAAAACTACCAGGTATACGCCTGTGTACATTTTCAATGAACAGTTATATATTCCAAATAGGCCCCAGATAAGTACCTCTTGTTTACAAGTTTTACTTCCTTGGAAACAATGCGACAACAATTGTTTGCTCTCAGTGAATGTAATGTGTATTTACACAGCATACAACCAAAATGCTTGAACCCTTTCAAAGGCATTGTACAAAGCAAATCGATACTGGTACGTACCCATACCAGACTACATTCTCCCCTCTTTCTTGTTTGCTTAACACAgatctattatttattttgtgtgttcGTTAATTTTATTccacaataggcctatattcactcttccctggttttgCCAATAGCCATAGATAACCCCAAGAAGAAACATCATTTAGACCCCAAAGGAAGAACAATATTATTCAAGGCCCCCAAATAACCACACAACCACATGAAGATCATCCATCCATACTATCAAAGTAAACAATACATCCACTGCcgaccgcgatttttttttcgtacgatagttcctccatcggttcgtttcgggCTCAATCGCGTCTTCGGTAAGTCGAATAAACCCGAAACGAACCAATGGAGGGACTAtggtactaaaaaaaaaatgttgcctGCCGGCCATGCCCTGGTTAACCCACGACTACGACGAACGAACACGACCATATTGCCAAAATCACCGTATCACACAACCCAGAGAAAGGAAGACCTATCCTACCTCAAGGAagaaaaaagcaaataaaagcCCAGCAGGAAAAAGAACCGAGCATGAACCCTGAGTAAAACAATATAACCCACGACCCTAGAAACAACCTTGTTTTTTGGCCAGCGGTAATGTTATGCccggagctaccctttaaaTTAACAAATACTTAGGCCTACACTCAACCACGACCCTAAAACACTGTGTTAAATTGGAATTCagtaaatacaataatattattactatgtaTGTGTTATTTTACATAGAATGTCTGATCTGTGTGGTTAGTAGTTAGGTACACGTTCTATATAATGCTTTCTATAGCgttcaatataattataattgaatAATGCTAGGTTCGTTGAACAACAATCAAGCTTCGTTAATATATTTGTTCTGTAAATAGAAGGTCTAGCCTAATTGTGCAATTTAGAACAATAATAATCGGTCCTTGAATATAACCGCAAAAAAAGGTAATTGTGAGTTCAATATAGAACAGCTTTGAACTCCATAATAGAACAGCTTTGAACTCCATTTATAGAACATACCTACTTCTGTGGTTTAATTTtatgattctttttttttttttttttttttttgttcaagcGAGTTTAAAGTAATAATTAACTATACTGTGTAACAAGATTCAGTTTAGCTGGTCACGTTCGTTTGGGTATACgttaaagccgattttccactaggcgaatttgttcgcgcgaatcgaatgcgccagcttgtacgcatgtgtattcatgtttacgtcttccaaatccttctctacgcatgcgtattagctgacgccttcgattcgcgcgaacaaattcgcctagtggaaaatcggctttatgGGTAGCTCCGCAGGTATAAAGTTACTATTGTTTattctaaaatattaaatgtttgcTCTAACAACATAATGATAATAACCCCAATTATGTGTTATCCCccggagctaccctttaaaGCATGGGTTGAATTGGGCCTAAAATAAGGCTTTAGATTAATCCATAACGTAGATTAAAAGCGGGCGGGTAAGCACTATAAAAAGTCTCTTTGTGGAGAAATTCACCCTACGGTCCAAACATCCTGATACGATGTCCAGCCCCCACCTCCCGACGGCTCCTTTTATAGACAATGAAAGCCctaaacataggggaaactttCACCAACCATATTACCAATTTCAACCAAAGGGACAACATTATTGTGGATTTATATCATGGTATACCATTTTCGATAATAAACACGCTCTTTAGAGTACTAATTACACGGTACGTTAAATGTCTGTAATTTGGTAAAAGGCTACTGTTATTTCGACCTTTTGCTATATTGGTTTTGCTCAGTCGGCAGTGAACTTAGGAAAACTAGGGAGATCAAAGATGTCCACCACATCAAAATTTGTTTTCTACAAAAAAACTTTAACGTCCGTCATTGGTTAAATTTTGTTACGTCAGTGGTTACattttgttacgttagtggttgaATCACGTGATTGTTTAGCTGTCATTAGATAGATTCTAACTGGCTATCGACAGTCCTGTCTATGACTACTATACTGACAAAGTAAAATGTGCATTATGGTGTTGAATTTTTACTGTTAAAAGTTATTTACAGTAAGAATCTATCTTACGACAGAAATCGGGTGATTATTGTGTTTTATCAGTGGTTGATTTTTGGTTGTTACCGTAGTTTATTGTTTGCCCTAGTTAATCTTACGTCAGACGGTTAAGTGTTTGGAAAAGAAACATATTGTTTTCATTGTCCAGGTAATAcgatattaaaaaacatttaaaatagatttgaattacttatgattatttttactaCCTGGATTTCGAATTAAAAATGTGAATTGCATTTTAAACGAAAGATAATTTAAAACTTTGATTATTTGATCGTGGTGGTCTATGTACTCTCATGCTTTTTGTTGATTGTGACGTACGTTGGTGACGTCATTCTTGTGATGATGTTTGGAAGTTTATATTGATTATAACCGCTAACTGAGATGAGATATAATGCGATTTCACCGGGGACTTCACACCTCGCACAACTACTTTGTGGtgtaaaaaagtattaaatctcCAATTAAAAcctttaattaatgttaaatcCTAAACTCTTTATTTCATTTCTCCTACTTGCTTAGGTGATTATTTTTAACATAAGTTTGATTAAGAACTAGTACCAAGGGAGtaaaccaaataatttatttattcaaagatTGTGAACGGATTAAGGTTTCCTTTTTGATAAATGAGGTTTTTTTTCCTCGACGATTGACGCATTTTCCTTGATAATTTGACcgatttgtttttctttctatcCATACTTTAGAAGACATATACTAAATGTATACACTTGCCGCATTTCTACATCTTAATAATTTAGTGTGATTATATGCGATTAAAAGATCTTATGATAACTATAATACATGATGATATGACATTTTGATATTATAGGCCTGGATAACTATCATGAAAGCAGGGTtcacacacatgttttaaaagAGAACAAAAAATGCCCTCGTTGTTTTATCATGCTAATTATTTGctcatttacatacaacctgtcctatataagtactctaggcgttgttttctgttctgatgatgagaatagtttctcgaaacatgtcacattttaaggcagtttgctaTTCATTAAGTGCTTCACTATGGTTATTTTAACTCGAAATTTAGGTGGAATCATTCACGATTTATGTAGAAAAAAATCGAAACTGTTAAAGAGAATCTAGTTCATGGATGGACGAattgaaaacaaacattttataattattaacgaatatacagtagtaggcctacggtGATTATTTCaggatttcttttttttaatttgaaaatctaCAGTATTCCAACGTTCTATTTATCCGAATGCTATAATATAGCATTCGGATAAATAGAACGTTGAAATGctctatctctctatctcgcATTCACCGTATCTCGTTAGATTTTCAGTTTTTTTCAATACCAGTTCAATATGCGCACTGTATACTAGTTTGAATCACATAGCGACCTGCTTTGATTGAATCAGCAACTTAAGGAGTTCATTCATCAATTACAGTTAATGTCAGGCCCTCGTTCATTCTAATCTGAATATAAATTGGTATCATCATTTGGGTCGCGATTCCATTTCAACAAAGTGATACTATTGCATAAGTAAGCTTTTATAAACCATAACGCTGTAATGCTGAAGCTTACTCAATTAAGACATGTATTCCTGTTGAAAAAGCATTCTTAATTTTCCAGGCGTCAAGACGTAAATCATTGCAGAAATCCATTCAAAGATGCAGTGATTTTATCGCCGGGTTCACCGGACAAACACAGTAATAGTtgatttattttaggcctaactATTATCGCGCACACGATGTTAGATCTGCCGCGTTGTAACAACAATCATAATTATTAAACCGCCGCAATTACAAACGTGTGTGAGTAATTTAATAAAGACTgttgatgtttattttaccatttGACATGTTAGTATTATTCCGCAGGTTTGAACAGAAtctaaatataggcctagataaccAATGGAAAATATAGTGGTGTGCACTATGATAAACTAACGAATGTTGAACACGTAGAGACATGTCACAATTTGAGATAGTCTATCGGATACGGTAATATAACCAGGGCCGAAGGGAAGGCATTTTTTTTCTATGCAATTAAGAaagaaatcataaataattcGTTAGAATACTATGACATAATATCGGACATATAAGCATGCAGAGAGATTAAATAATATGTGTAAACAGCGTTTGCCAATCGAAATGTTTGGTCTAGAGTGGTAAAGGCTTTAACCCATTACACTGGAACTCTCGGTTCGAGATCTTTCAAGAACTTCTTTATactagaaaataattaataataaattaatgaattattcatgatttatgCCAAATTTTCCATGGCCATCTTTATtgtttatcataataataatgatcattGATCGTCAGGATTCAGGCAGTGAAATTCGACATGGAACATGATTTTTAGTGGTTTTGCGACGTCGGGCAAGTGATTATGTGAGCCCTTCCCAGTGTCTTAAGTCGCTTACACACGCGGGCGATCGCTTCGTAATCGTACCGTGCCTTCATCATCTGAACAACCTATCAAGTGAGCTTTTTTGGTGACGGTAAAAACGTAAACGTACCTACCCAACCCGAAAGGAATTTTTGATAGTTAGATTTGTGTCTGTTTCTCTTTTGTTTTAGGTCGTCGCAATTCAGCCCAGTTGGCTGCGAGTAACAGGTTATTGCCCCCACATTAACATTCacacaacattttattttgaaatagcCCCCTCTATCGATATAAATCAGGTAAATCACCTGTGTTAGATCTTTTGAAGCTTCCGACAGATCTAAACAATACTATGATTATTCTGTTGACATAAAAATTAATCAGTGAATGGCGAGCTCTTTATTCTTAGATATTTTTCCATTGAAGTCtactgtttgttttgttttccaCTTAAACGATTTTAGCGGAACTGCTTTTTTCAATCCGTTGTTTAACTTGTTTCTATTTTATAACAATTCAACGTCATGCGAATTAATTGAAATGTAAGCAAAACACTGTTATGTTAAAGATAAACTATCACTAGTTAGATTTGGTTGCAATACTGATATGTATTATTAACACCTTGACATTGACTGGTTAA
This DNA window, taken from Antedon mediterranea chromosome 9, ecAntMedi1.1, whole genome shotgun sequence, encodes the following:
- the LOC140059043 gene encoding lactadherin-like; its protein translation is MSHEVDKAEGICASVDCGSENICINVPGALRRHLCFCSGTGYLVEQCPSPECLEPLGIESGNIFDGQLSASSMHGNSADHGPKCARLNSLGTSSCMPCWVALSSDTNTWIQIHLMVEHNITGIQTQGRGGTLNQWVKTYTISYIKVNQGGEHFISDGHGHPKVSTWYNNFET
- the LOC140059298 gene encoding uncharacterized protein, with amino-acid sequence MATVMCDVDLQRLIFLLLVSVVLKAYGSDCPKVHGGDIIPRSLTDSTGWTMLNTGNPITCDGYVTAWRFYPTASAEFLALVMRPHIAGSNQYVVVGRTVIPKQQVLNTAREFTLPETDWISVKIGDVIGFKFETAVLARDNEGTMFIFQHGISQHDLLVHTVHTINGGSSIRTQSFQAVLKGYQLAVNEDKYEKGNSSENLYGRLEQDQVSRYNHRMEVYGKSSNGYHWLSLQSCRRRQQRV